The nucleotide sequence TCCGAACTACCTCTGAAAGCTCTGTTGGGGTGACAACACAAATGGGGTTCCGTACCATTTCTTGGATCATCTTCCACATCTCACCATACTGCTCCACTACTTCCAAACAACGTATCAATGCCATGTAAGTGGATGTGTCATGCTCATAATTCCTCCGCTTTGCAGCCCATCTAAAGAACTGCATCTTCACGTTGACCCCAATGTCAGTTTTCATAACCTCCCGTACCAACCAGTGATCAACTCTAAGCATGAGAACCTCCAGTGCCTTCTCAGCATCAGGGCCCCACTTGAATATCTTCAGGATCCTAATGAACCTCTCATCCAAGACACGCACAGAATGTGTGTATCTTGGCACAATGGTTGCTATTGCTTCCTCACTTTGACGAACTGGAGGATGAAACATCCGAACAATCTCACTTTCTGAAAGCCAAAAAATCAAGAGTGGTCAAGGGAAGGGGAAAAGATAGTAAGAAAAAACATGGCATTTCAGTCATCATCAGAAAagctctttttttttgtttaaaacTAAAAACTAACAAAACGCACATCAAATCAAGACTCGCTTCAGCTTCTAATCTGGAAGGACAACTTGTGAACTATgtttgtaggaaattcattctaCTTGGTTTCTGGTACTGACTGAACATAGGAATTAATTTACTCATACTAAACATAGCAAATTTCACATTACATTACTTAATATCAACAGACATATTATGTGTCAATTCATCAAATCTGACTTATGTAATATCTTCCCTTTTGCAATTATAAAGCTGAGGTTGGGAATTCCCACAAGCTCTAACAGAACCCAAATAAAACAAACTGCAATACAATTTTTGCtgcgtggactgtaaggtgatacctggagaatgtgtggtcgctcaacacaagctggtggtggctgacttccgctttctggtgcaagctcgtgggaacaaacaagctagggttgctagaacgaagtggtggaaattagaagggaaggcatcaaaggtctttaatgaaaaggtcattgaagagggcccttgaAAGGATGAAGGTGATGCAAAtagcatgtgggagaagatggcaacatgcgttcggaaggttgcttcagaggtgcttggagtgaccaaagggagcagATGCGACTCGAAGGACACTTGGTGGTgtaatgaagatgtgcaaaaggctactAAGAAAAAGAAGTAGTGCTGTAAGcacttgtatcatgacaggtgtgcagacaacatagagaagtacaaggtggcaaagaagactgcaaaacgagcggtgagtgaggcaaaggggcgggcatatgaggacctttaccaatgtttgagtacgaaggaaggagagaaggacatttataggatggctattGCTCAcaataggaagacaagggacttcaaccaagtcaagtgtataaaggatgagagggagcaactcttggtgaaggaggatgagatcaggcattgatggcaagagtattttgataaattgttcaatggtgagaacgagaacaccaccgttcagctaGACAACtggtttgatgacactaacaggcgctttgtgcggatgATTTAAGAATtggaggtcagagaagccttgaaaaggatgaaagggggcagAGCGATGGGCTCTGATGGTattccaatcaaggtgtggagatgtgtCGGGTATATAGCTATAgaatggctaaccaagatgtttaacaatatctttcgatcgaacaagatgcttgAGGAATGGAGAAAaaacatattggtaccaatctacaagaataagggagatatccaaagttgtactaattatcgaggaattaagttgatgagccacactatgatgctatgggagagagtcatcgagcagcgcctgcgaggaacgatGCAGATATCAACGAACcgatttggtttcatgcccagaagatcaatcacagaagcaatcttcttaataagataagttatgaagcggtttagagagcagaagaaggacctccacatggtttccattgacttggagaaggcttctGACAAGATAACAAGAAATGGtacgtggtgggctttggacaaacataaagtcccatcaaagtacatgaccctcatcaaggacatgcacACCAATGttatgactagtgttcgaacaaacgatggtaacacagattacttctcgattaaaattggacttcatcaagggtcagccttaagcccgtatctctttgccttggtaatggatgaggttaccaggaacatacaaggagatgtcccttggtgtatgttgttcgccgatgatgtagtgttagtggacgaaagccagacaggagtaaataggaaactagagttatgacgacagacccttaagtctaaaggtattagattgagcagaactaaaaccaaatacatgagatgcgactttgacggagctgcacaggaggagggagatatgagtttggaaggtcaagtagtgcctaagaaggatacctttcaatatctgggatcgatgctatagagggatgtagatattgatgcggatgttagccatagaatcaaagcaaggtggatcaagtggcgacaagcttttgGCATtgtctgtgacaagagggtaccacaaaaactaaaaggcaagttttatagaacggcgattagaccggctatgttgtatggagcagaatgttggcctacaaagattcgatatgttcaacaactgagtgttgcagaaatgcatatgttgcgatggatttgtggtcacacaagaatggaccaagTTTGGAACCAtaatatacgtgatcgcctaggggtagcaccaatcgaAGAAAAGCTTATCCACCATCAGTTGAGATGGTTTGACCATATCCAAAGGATACCTCCAGagacaccagtgcattgtggagtcctaagcccaactaataatatgaggagaggtagaggaagaccgaaattgacatgaggggaggcaataaaaagatatttaaaagtttgggatatacctagagatctatgtttgaataggagtgcttgaaaagcagctattgaagtgcctgaactgtGACTTAGGGCTCTCGGTGGGTTTCAACCGTAGCCttaacttgtttgggactgaaAGATTATATTGTTGTCGTTGTTGTAGCCATATACAGAACATCACCACTCCTCACTCTGCATTCTGGTGACATATCAAAAGAATCCatcgtttttttttctttttcttttggatACACCAGGTGGTTGAAAGCATGTTTCCCAACACAAATCCACATCCATCCCAACTTCATAGCCCCACTACCACTACACTGCTTTCGATTTTGTCCGATCTCTATAAATCCGACCTTACTTAGATGAATCTAGTTCTCATTAAAACTTCATGCGGAATCCAAAAATGTGCTAAGCACACCCATACACTACACTGATAGCCAGGGTACTGACACTACCCGAAATTTCTCGAAAGCGAGCTAGGAAACCGAAATAAGTGAAAGAAGAAAGACGCGCCTCACCTGTTTGCTTGATCCTCCGAGACAGGCACTGCGACGAGGAGATCCCCCGTGCCACCAGGAGCTGTACACCGCGACGCGCCATCTCTGGCCGCCAGCGGCGGCTGCGCTGCGCCTTGACGAATGACGAGGGCGAAGTACTCGCTACGCAGGGGCGGTGGCCGGTGGTCAGGGCTCAGCTTATGGGCCATCATCGAGCCCGATTCGGATGGGCCTACTTGCCATTGACCGGCCCAACCCTTTAAGGGTCCTGGAAGGCTGAACTCTCGAGCGGCTCGTATTGGAGGGTTTAGGAAGGCTGGACTCTCGAGCGGCTCGTCTTTAGGGCGCAGCAGAGTCTGGTGCCCCTGCTCCAAGCCTCCGACCCCATTGTCGACCGAGACGAGATCCCCTTCTCCTCCACTGCCGTCCTCCGCCGCTGCGATGCCTCGGCGAGTGCTTCTTTGTCTTGGTTACTCACCATATGTCCATCCACGGGGGTGCGgttgtggggtggggtgggggtgaTAGGCGTTGGATTTGAAACCCTAGCACTGGCGTCCCATGATTTGCGCCAAGATCTCGCTGGTCGATTCCACGTTGCGGTAGGATTAGGGTCTGGGTTTGCTCGCCGGGAGCCGGTTAGATGATACTACCTGCCTCTGTCTGTGCTCCGTTGTTATATATGTTCCTTTCGATTTATGTCTTAGCTCGTGTTCTGACTTGTCTCTTGTTCTTACCGTGCAGGTATTACTGTGACTACTGCGACACCTACCTGATCCATGACTCGGTGAGTGTCTTGTTGTGCTTGAATTTTAGGCTACAGACATGTAGCAGGCTCATCATTTCTTCGGAGGTTTCCTTAGGATTGCATGCAGTAATCTAATCTAAGCATAAGTTGTGTTGCTGCCACCTGCCAAGTATAAGCTTTAATGAACATAAGCTAAATAAGAGTTATTTATGCCACTTGTTGATGTTTGTTCATCTCAGTGGCTCAATTCAGTTTTGTTTCTAGCTCCCATTGTGTGGTCCTTGAAATTATTGATGCTCAATATAGACTGTAGTGCTCCATCCTTTATGTAACCATGCACTAGGTAGCTGCCTATTCAGGCTTGCATAATGTATGAGATATTCACAAACTACAGTTCTATTGTCTTTCTTGAACTGAAATAGGTGTTCTCCCTTTTAGACTTTCATATATTGCATACAAGTGATTTCAGCGTAGTTGCTTCTGCAAACTGTATAGATCCAATAATGCTGTCTGTTCTTTGCTACCATGTACTCTGTTTTTATTTCTCGTCTTCTTTTTGAAACCTGAGTTGACTACTTTGTAAAAAATGTTGCAGCCATCTGTCCGGAAGCAGCACAATGCTGGATACAAACACAAGGTATTTATTTTATTCTTTGTATAATCTCCATAGTCCCAATGTGTTTTTGTATAATCTCAACCTTATTTGAAATATTCTAGGCTAATGTTCGAACCTACTATCAGCAATTTGAGGAGCAGCAAACTCAAAGTTTAATTGATCAAAGAATCAAGGAGCATCTTGGACAAGCTGCAGCTTTCCAGGCACGTGCCCCTTTCAACCAACATATGCTCTCATTCCCAGGAGCTGTGGCACGCCCTCGTCTTCCAATTCTGCCAACCCTGAGGACAtccttccattgatacaaccacacctgctgcataataaggtccgatgacaagagctcaagcacgacaacttaattatcaggtaaagtcgttcttcgctgttcatacaaactcgtctcagaattggatgctactaaattatggtgatgattgtcttattcttaggaaagactccattgcctcatgtttagaccccatgatgaggatggagcagctgaacaagtgggaatcatcattaatggggcgcacagctcatctcgagacagcaggggacactccatcaaaagtaccattactccttgatacgagatccaatgaagctggtttttgacttgttggaaagagcgcgtcgtcctctttcacatgggtccaaccccactatcagaatctaccgaaGCTGTGTGCAGCAAGCCAAAGGACGCAGAGACCTACAGCTTGGGCCTGGGCCTTGTACTAACTACAACCCTTTGAGGgacgcccagattagggtttaccactcccccttgtgctctcctccttataaatagagccagcagccatcagaatgagggtgggttttgtttagatgcaagatagctgctgcttcttccctGTAAACGCATGTGTCGGCTAGACCAtccgatttgcttgtttcaagaccccaacttgtgattcagattcagcctttggtttaaatccgtgagttatttgcctgttcatcttattcttgcttgttctcggttgcttgtaggttcttggtgttcttggcacggcaagaacatcacaatcggagccggtgtacctgttgctaaggcgtagcaaccttgtggtcgttgtagtcggacagccaacgtcgaatccaccctaaatcgagtttatccacactcaccaaaagatcaggaacaacccctagtcccatcatgtggtaattagagcaaggttctttggtgagtgatttaccgttcattactttatctatagtccagaaatataaaaataggatagaactgaaattccaaactcaagtttgagccttgctgatctgcttagttctttgcttgttgagtttgtgctttacatcgtggtgtcaagtgctggttcttaggttctaatccttgtttcgagttcttgtcacgttttaGTCACCACACAATCCGCTGTTGCCTTCCCCCCCTCCCTACTTCAGCCGCTGCTTTCTCTACCTTTTCGCTGAAaccctcaccaccatcaccttTAGCCGCGCCTACACAAACACTACCTTATGCACCTGTCCTTTTGGTGCAAATCTGAGTACACTCAGTTCTGAAAATAAGAgagttcaaattgcatatttgtactacttgttgcaatccttatccctagtaaaagaaagtctatgctacttactgcattcttgttataatcatattgcaaaagttcagtttgtgcgctacttgtcgaaaagaaaagaaaagaaaagaaaatagaaaagaaaaagaaagaaaaaggaggaaagaaagaaagaaagaaagaagggttaagttgatgctatttactctcatcatttccattgtttgctactgtccggtgacaacatttgtgtctaggctcgcgtctctagcacgggttagcctaggaccagcacgaTACTATCTTTGAACACTTATTCAACTTGCATTGACTAATGTGGTTCCAGTTGTACCTTGATTTTTTAagccacctacagctccacaaattatctacaacgtcacagggttctacttgctactacttgtgttgttcttgtcgtcgccaataccatctgcatagcaaggtaaggacatgtaagaactcggttgcacatgctgagagaatgaaaattgttgccatctaattcagttagttggtaggacatattttcttgtgattcccttgctacatactaaccatggtaggagaaggtgaaaggacccctccacaatcacctcgatcaaaagccttgctgcaacactttgaacgcaaagtgaggctccatgctgaacaccttgatgaggatgttcatgtcaccaatgagcgccttggtcaattggagacggctcagattgagaccaacagcaagttggcttccttggaaGGCACTCTTGGTTCTGTTAATACATCTCTTGTAGGTGTCTTGGAGCGATTGGAGAGGATGGAACAGAATCGCTGTGATGGTTTCGAACgacgcaatcacaacaacaacaacactatgggcagtgctgctggtcatgatgaagaagaatatgcagcGGACACTGAGCTTGATGAGGAGCTGAATGGTCATCGACGCATCGGACAACATCGTCGCCGCCATGAGACAGGTCCTCGCCGACCACGGCAAGAGGTACGTGCCGATGACTCATTTGGCAAGATTAAATTCACCATACCTGCTTTTGATGGGAGGTATAATCCTGATATGTACCTTAGTTGGGAATTAGCTATTGATCAGAAATTTACTTgccatgatttccctgaggacaaacgtgttagggctgcaactagtgagtttactaactttGCCTCTGTTTGGTGGTCTGAATACCATCGTAAGAACCCAAATAACACACCAACTTGGGATGCTTTGAAATGGGTCATGTGGgccagatttgttccttcttattatgcccgtgatcttttacataagttgcaacaattgaggcaaggatccaaatctgtagaagagtaCTATCAAGAGCTACAAATGGGTATGCTTCGTTGCGGGCTAGAGGAAAATGAGGATGGTGCCATAGCTAGATTTATGGGTGGGCTGAACCGGGAGATTCAGGACATTCTAGCTTATAAGGAATATAATTCTATCAAACGTTTATTtcaccttgcttgtaaagctgaacgagaagtgcagggacgacgagctAGCATGAGGGCTAACATTCCTGCAGATCGTGCTAGCCCGTGGACACCCTCCAATGCTGCTGCACCGTCAACGCGTGCACCCCCACAATCTTCCTCGACCATCAAGCCACGCTTCTCTACAACAAATTCTGTACCATGCCCAAGTGAACCAACTAGAGGAGCAACGGCTACATCTGCCAAGAGTTCATCCTCGGTGGGATCCACGGGGAGAACAAGGGATATTCAGTGCCTACGCTGCAAAGGATATGGCCACATACGCAAGGACTGCCCAAGCACACGTGTGATGATTGTGCGAGCTGATGGTGggtattcctctgctagtgattttgatgaagaaacatatgctttgcttgctgctaacAATGTAGCGGAAGGAGATGATTTCCAACAAGACGAAGAGCACATTAGGGCTGAAGCTGCTGAGCGCTATGAGAGCCTCATGGTGCAGCGGGTGCTAAGTGCCCAAATGGAGAGGGCTGAACAAAATcagcgccacactttgtttcAAACCAAGTGTGTGATCAAGGAACACTCTTGccatgtgatcataga is from Miscanthus floridulus cultivar M001 chromosome 7, ASM1932011v1, whole genome shotgun sequence and encodes:
- the LOC136466978 gene encoding U1 small nuclear ribonucleoprotein C-2-like isoform X1 — protein: MPRYYCDYCDTYLIHDSPSVRKQHNAGYKHKANVRTYYQQFEEQQTQSLIDQRIKEHLGQAAAFQARAPFNQHMLSFPGAVARPRLPILPTLRTSFH
- the LOC136466978 gene encoding U1 small nuclear ribonucleoprotein C-2-like isoform X2, translating into MPRYYCDYCDTYLIHDSPSVRKQHNAGYKHKQFEEQQTQSLIDQRIKEHLGQAAAFQARAPFNQHMLSFPGAVARPRLPILPTLRTSFH
- the LOC136465503 gene encoding uncharacterized protein; the protein is MVIDASDNIVAAMRQVLADHGKSWELAIDQKFTCHDFPEDKRVRAATSEFTNFASVWWSEYHRKNPNNTPTWDALKWVMWARFVPSYYARDLLHKLQQLRQGSKSVEEYYQELQMGMLRCGLEENEDGAIARFMGGLNREIQDILAYKEYNSIKRLFHLACKAEREVQGRRASMRANIPADRASPWTPSNAAAPSTRAPPQSSSTIKPRFSTTNSVPCPSEPTRGATATSAKSSSSVGSTGRTRDIQCLRCKGYGHIRKDCPSTRVMIVRADGGYSSASDFDEETYALLAANNVAEGDDFQQDEEHIRAEAAERYESLMEYADVFPKEVPPGLPPIRGIEHQIDLILGASLPNRAPYWTNPDETKEIQRQVQELLNKDL